In Planifilum fulgidum, the sequence GAGTCCGACATTTCCTTCCTGCGCAATTACTTGACCAAGGATTTGGTGGAGGAACTGGATCTGTATGTGTTTGAGCGGACGGGCGACGCGTGGACCGTCACGGACAAGGATTGGCGGCGCGTCCGGGACCAGCTGGTCGCCAGCCGGGTGAACGGCGGTCATCCCTATATTGTCGTCAAGGACGGGGATCATCTCCGGAACGGGGAGCTGTACCTGGAACACCGGTACGAGGGGATCGAGTTGGACCTGAAATACCTGGAGAAAACCCTGCCCCACGTCTATGCGTTGTGGGGAAGGCCGGTCCACCTGGAGACGGTCGTCGAGGATCGTCCGGTCGTCTTCAGTTACAATGGGAAAAAATGCACCCGACGGTTCCTTTGACGGGACCGCGCGGACGCGGTCGGGCGGGGGAAGTCCCCCGCCTTTTTTGTTTTGGACGGGGGAAGGGGGAGCGAATCGTCTATAGGCTGATTTTACAGAAAATAATGTAAACTGGTTATAATTACATAATATATCAACTGTTATCTATGTTACCATTTAACGTGATTACCGGATGCTAGTCCGAAGGCCAAAGGAGGTTGCCATGCAGTTTTTTAAACGCTTCAGGAAAGTCTTGTGGATGGGAGCTCTGACGCTGGTTGTGTCTGCGTTCATTCCGGGCGGGACAAGCTATGCGGCTGCTTCTAAAAGCGCCCACGACCTGATTCAAAGCATCTTCAATCGGGTCGGGCTGAAATATGAGGTGCCGAAGGCGAAGCCCGAAACACCTTCGAAGGGAGAAGGGGTGAATCCGGCACCGGCGCCGGCGCCGACACCTCCGCAACAGGAGGAGAGCAAACAGCAGCAACCGGTCAAGCCGGAGCAACCGGAGACTTCCACCCTGGCGGACAGGATTATCAAAACCGGTGAGAAGTATCTGGGGACGCCTTACAAGTACGGAGCCTCGTCCAATCAGACAAACTATTTCGACTGTTCTTCCTTCGTCCAGCGGGTGTTTAAGGAAAACGGGATCAACCTCCCCCGCTCCTCAAGACAGCAGGCGAAGGTGGGAACCTATGTCCCCAAAAATCAAATTCAAAAAGGGGATCTGTTGTTCTTCACCACGAGCTATTCCCCCAACCAGATCGCCCATGTCGGCATTTATGCCGGAAACAATAAGATCCTGCACACCTGGGGCCCCGGAGGCGTCCGCTACGACGATTTGAACGGCATGAAGTGGCTGCGGGAAGGATATGTCACGGCCCGCCGGGTCATCAAGTAAAAAATCCGCCGAATGAAGCGAGCCCTCTTTCCCTGAAGGGAAGGAGGGCTTGGTGTTTTTCGGCGGGAAGGGGGCGGGGTGCCTTCAGGCGCCGGCGGAGGTTCCCCAGGGGACTTCCTCCGGATTCCAGTTCCCGCCGGCCAGGCAGAGGGTCGGCTTGCCGGTGGGGCCGCGGATCAGCCGGAAGGCCACCAGCCCGCAGGAAAAACAGAGCTTCAGACTGGGAAGGTTGTCGCAGGCCACCCGGGTGTACACCTTTTTCAGCGATTGCAGCGAGAAGGCGAGCAATCGCTCCCCGATCCGGCGGTTGCGGTGATCCGGGTGGACGACGATGAAGGATTCCTCCAGTCCGTAGGAGCCGAAGGCGATCACTCCGACGAGCCGTTTTTCTTCCGTGGCGATGGCCACCAGCGTTCCCTGTTTCCACCGGGTGTGGGGAAGGCGGCGGAACCAGCGGAGAGCGCGGTGGGTGATCCGGCGATCCCCGTATTTTCGGCAAAAGGACAGGAGAGAAGGTCGGATGGCGGCCATTTCCTCCGGAGTCAGGGATTTGATTCTCACGGGGATGCCCCTCCTTTTCCGCGGGTTTCCTGAAAGCCGCTCAGGTAAAGAAAGTATTGGATCAACCGCTTGAGGGAACGCTCCCGGATATCGGGTTCATCAAATTTCATCGGTTTGGCGTTGGCCTCGAAAAACCACAGCCGTCCGCCTTTTTCGATTCCCATGTCGATCGACATCTCCCCGATGCGGCCTTCCTGGCTCCGCTCGATCTGGCGGGCGATGCGGAGGGCCGTTTCCCCGATCCGCCGGAGGACGTCCCGGTATCGGTCCCCGAAGACGGCCTTCAGGACGGTTTGACGGTTTTCAATGGTGCCGCCCATCGGCACGTGGGTGGATATGGCATCCGGGCCTGCCACGCGGATGCCGATGCCCGTGATGCCCCACTCGCCCTTTCCTCCTTTTTGCAGGAGAATCCGCAGATCGAAGGGGCGTCCCCGAAAGGTGGCCAGGGGAACGCCCTGCTGCCATACATAAGAGCGCGTGCCCGCCACCCGCCGAAGCAATTTCAACAGGCCCGCCGCGTTCTCCGCCGGAAACCGCTTTTTTTCCTTGAGGGTTTGGAGAACCACTTCATATCCCGAACGGTTCCGGGCGATGCGGATCATTCCGTTGCCGGCCAGTCCGTCGTTGGGTTTCAGGAAGACCGTCGGAAACCGCTTCAAGATGTGAAGCGGGGGATGGTCGGCATTCCATTTTCCCGTCGCCGGCACCAGCTCGGCCAGCTCTTCCGATTGTCGAAGGAATTGGTAGAGGGACCATTTGTTGAAAAAACCCGGGTTGAACAGTGGGATTTCCAGGGTTTTCCCCAGATAATGCAGGGCTTGCTGTTCCCCCTTCCGCTGTTCGGCGGTCCGGGTGGGAATCCGGTTGTACACCACGTCCGGCAGGGGAAGCGTCGCCGGGATGAACTGGTCTCCGGTCTTCAGCGGCCGGTGGATATAACCGCGCACCGTCGGTT encodes:
- a CDS encoding YheC/YheD family protein, producing MTHPTAGWLAVQGSGKPSAFIPFSRHGKQSLPEQLRLILGGRTEVKIPVLPHRGSVPSATFLPVRLLKTHSHGYKAGPFIAILTSDGNRTFRGNRKNFIDLIRTGRKMGVTIFVLTPGGIQPGKPTVRGYIHRPLKTGDQFIPATLPLPDVVYNRIPTRTAEQRKGEQQALHYLGKTLEIPLFNPGFFNKWSLYQFLRQSEELAELVPATGKWNADHPPLHILKRFPTVFLKPNDGLAGNGMIRIARNRSGYEVVLQTLKEKKRFPAENAAGLLKLLRRVAGTRSYVWQQGVPLATFRGRPFDLRILLQKGGKGEWGITGIGIRVAGPDAISTHVPMGGTIENRQTVLKAVFGDRYRDVLRRIGETALRIARQIERSQEGRIGEMSIDMGIEKGGRLWFFEANAKPMKFDEPDIRERSLKRLIQYFLYLSGFQETRGKGGASP
- a CDS encoding C40 family peptidase codes for the protein MQFFKRFRKVLWMGALTLVVSAFIPGGTSYAAASKSAHDLIQSIFNRVGLKYEVPKAKPETPSKGEGVNPAPAPAPTPPQQEESKQQQPVKPEQPETSTLADRIIKTGEKYLGTPYKYGASSNQTNYFDCSSFVQRVFKENGINLPRSSRQQAKVGTYVPKNQIQKGDLLFFTTSYSPNQIAHVGIYAGNNKILHTWGPGGVRYDDLNGMKWLREGYVTARRVIK
- a CDS encoding GNAT family N-acetyltransferase, translated to MRIKSLTPEEMAAIRPSLLSFCRKYGDRRITHRALRWFRRLPHTRWKQGTLVAIATEEKRLVGVIAFGSYGLEESFIVVHPDHRNRRIGERLLAFSLQSLKKVYTRVACDNLPSLKLCFSCGLVAFRLIRGPTGKPTLCLAGGNWNPEEVPWGTSAGA